A genomic segment from Ignavibacteriales bacterium encodes:
- the pta gene encoding phosphate acetyltransferase produces the protein MGYELLDQIKSKAKSKNKTIVLPESHDERVLKAAEILTKEKICKVITLGNPVKVNEDAKKLGVDLTDVEILDHTNHPKFDEFANIYYELRKKKGMTPELAKETMKRDLFFAAMMLREGLVDGSVAGSFASTADVMKAGIQIVGMPQGISIVSSFFLMLFKDRAFSFADCAVVPNPDAEQLADIAISTADNHNKLTGEEPLVAMLSFSTKGSAKHELADKVIKATEIVKTKRPDLNVDGELQFDAAIVESIGKKKAPESKVAGIANVLAFPDLNAGNIGYKIAQRWGGAEAVGPMVQGLKKPFFDLSRGCSVDDIVNTASINVLMV, from the coding sequence ATGGGTTACGAGTTATTGGATCAAATCAAATCAAAAGCAAAATCTAAAAATAAAACAATTGTACTTCCAGAATCACACGATGAAAGAGTTCTAAAAGCAGCAGAAATTTTAACCAAAGAAAAAATTTGCAAAGTTATCACTCTTGGCAATCCAGTAAAAGTTAATGAAGATGCAAAAAAACTTGGTGTGGATTTAACAGATGTTGAAATTTTAGATCATACAAATCATCCAAAGTTTGATGAGTTTGCAAACATCTATTATGAATTGCGAAAGAAAAAAGGAATGACCCCGGAATTGGCTAAAGAAACGATGAAGCGTGATTTATTCTTTGCAGCAATGATGCTGCGTGAAGGATTAGTTGATGGAAGCGTCGCGGGTTCATTTGCATCAACAGCTGATGTTATGAAAGCTGGAATACAAATAGTTGGAATGCCGCAGGGAATTTCAATCGTATCCAGTTTCTTTTTAATGTTATTTAAAGATAGAGCTTTCAGTTTTGCAGATTGTGCAGTTGTTCCAAATCCTGATGCTGAACAGCTTGCAGATATTGCAATATCAACAGCGGATAATCATAATAAATTAACAGGTGAAGAACCACTTGTTGCGATGTTATCTTTTTCAACAAAGGGCAGTGCAAAACACGAACTAGCTGATAAGGTAATCAAAGCAACAGAAATTGTAAAAACAAAAAGACCTGATCTTAATGTTGATGGTGAACTTCAATTTGATGCTGCAATTGTGGAATCAATCGGAAAGAAAAAAGCACCGGAAAGTAAAGTTGCAGGCATTGCAAATGTTCTTGCTTTTCCTGATTTGAATGCTGGAAATATTGGTTACAAAATTGCTCAACGCTGGGGCGGCGCTGAAGCAGTTGGTCCAATGGTTCAGGGATTGAAAAAACCATTTTTTGATTTAAGTCGTGGCTGCAGTGTTGATGATATTGTAAATACAGCGTCAATAAATGTTTTGATGGTATAG